The Planktothrix tepida PCC 9214 genome has a segment encoding these proteins:
- the ldpA gene encoding circadian clock protein LdpA codes for MIERVNTYDSPLTALQQGNWFKLICGASYQHLPAVRSLTLAYTLAGADCIDVAADPAVIAITQEALTQAEALGEQAQALGFSYRYRPWLMVSLNDGEDPHFRKAEFEATACPSSCRRPCETVCPTGAITFSDVKSGIIDQLCYGCGRCIPICPSDLIYARSYVFRPDVIAPLVLQTGVDALEIHTQIGRDKDFKRLWSSIQPHLAQLKLVAISCPDGEGVVEYLQTLYDLISPLSCPLIWQTDGRPMSGDIGVGTTIASVKLAQKILAVNLPGYVQLAGGTNDYTVAKLKSLGLLQSSGTAYPPVYPNSVLANSEQPTQAFLKNGIRSMDDASFDRLNYQHRVAGVAYGSYARVLLSPILEQLESRSTLKLKAESVSGEERITQTYKSLREDEIVQQVETSPVTYTLEANPDLLWQAVGKASTLVSQLKS; via the coding sequence ATGATAGAAAGAGTGAACACTTATGATTCCCCTTTAACGGCATTGCAACAAGGTAACTGGTTCAAACTTATCTGCGGAGCGAGTTACCAGCACTTGCCTGCGGTCAGAAGTTTAACCTTGGCTTACACCTTAGCAGGTGCAGACTGTATTGATGTAGCTGCTGACCCAGCCGTGATTGCCATAACCCAGGAGGCTTTAACACAAGCCGAAGCTTTAGGCGAACAAGCTCAAGCTTTAGGATTTAGTTATCGCTATCGTCCTTGGTTAATGGTCAGCCTCAATGATGGTGAAGATCCCCATTTTCGTAAAGCAGAATTTGAAGCAACCGCTTGCCCATCCAGTTGTAGGCGACCGTGTGAAACTGTTTGTCCGACGGGGGCAATTACCTTTTCTGACGTAAAATCCGGCATCATCGATCAACTCTGTTACGGCTGTGGACGTTGTATTCCGATTTGTCCCAGTGATTTAATTTATGCCCGGTCTTATGTCTTCCGCCCCGATGTAATTGCACCCTTAGTCTTACAAACTGGAGTAGACGCCCTGGAAATTCATACCCAAATTGGACGAGACAAAGACTTTAAACGGTTGTGGAGTAGTATTCAACCCCATCTAGCCCAACTCAAACTGGTTGCCATTAGCTGCCCTGATGGGGAGGGTGTAGTTGAATATCTCCAAACCTTATATGACCTAATCAGCCCCCTTTCCTGCCCCTTAATTTGGCAAACTGATGGGCGTCCAATGAGTGGAGATATTGGGGTGGGTACAACTATCGCTAGTGTCAAGTTGGCTCAAAAAATTTTAGCTGTGAATTTACCGGGATATGTACAGCTTGCGGGTGGCACAAACGATTATACTGTAGCCAAGCTCAAATCCCTTGGGCTTTTACAATCATCTGGTACCGCTTATCCGCCTGTGTATCCCAACTCCGTTTTGGCTAATTCCGAGCAACCGACTCAAGCGTTTCTGAAAAACGGGATACGGTCAATGGATGACGCTAGTTTCGACAGGCTCAACTACCAACATCGGGTGGCGGGTGTCGCCTATGGAAGCTATGCCCGTGTCCTGTTATCACCGATTTTAGAACAGTTAGAATCCCGGTCTACCCTAAAACTCAAAGCCGAATCTGTTTCTGGGGAAGAACGAATCACCCAAACCTATAAATCTTTGAGGGAAGACGAGATCGTTCAACAAGTAGAGACAAGCCCGGTCACATATACGCTTGAAGCCAACCCTGACTTGCTGTGGCAAGCGGTAGGTAAAGCTTCCACCCTAGTTTCCCAACTCAAATCATAA
- a CDS encoding NAD(P)H-quinone oxidoreductase subunit N, translating into MPLITTGSKLIRDLETYGALGLYVPLEGGFEGRYRRRLRAHGYTTYNLSARGLGDLAAYLTGVHGVRPPHLGKKNSGNEAAVGNVYYVPPILNTQLDQLPPKSKGLVLWIIEGHILSSQEIAFLTQLPQQEPRVKLVVEMGGARVVQWTPLKDVNVAA; encoded by the coding sequence ATGCCACTGATTACAACCGGGAGCAAACTAATTCGAGATTTAGAAACATACGGAGCTTTAGGACTGTATGTTCCCCTAGAAGGGGGGTTTGAGGGGCGGTATCGTCGTCGGTTACGAGCCCATGGATATACAACCTATAACCTGTCTGCACGGGGACTCGGAGACTTAGCCGCGTATTTAACGGGAGTTCATGGGGTTCGTCCTCCCCACTTAGGCAAAAAAAATAGTGGGAATGAAGCGGCTGTTGGCAATGTTTATTATGTCCCCCCCATTTTAAATACACAGTTAGATCAACTTCCCCCTAAATCCAAAGGTTTAGTGCTTTGGATCATTGAAGGTCATATTTTGTCCAGTCAAGAAATCGCCTTTTTGACACAACTCCCCCAACAAGAACCCCGTGTCAAGTTGGTAGTGGAGATGGGAGGAGCACGAGTCGTGCAATGGACACCCCTTAAAGATGTTAATGTTGCCGCTTGA
- the rplC gene encoding 50S ribosomal protein L3 yields MSVGILGTKVGMTQVFEAESGKAIPVTVIQAGPCTITQIKTKQTDGYTAIQLGYGEVPDKKRKLNTTKSPNKEVNKYLSNAEQGHLAKSGGTMLRHLKEYRVSDPETFELGQQLKADIFTPGQLVDVSGTSMGRGFSGYQKRHNFKRGPMAHGSKNHRLPGSIGPGTTPGRVYPGKRMAGHYGASQVTTRKLTVVRVDSERNLLLVKGAVPGKPGGLLSIAPANLVGGK; encoded by the coding sequence GTGTCTGTAGGTATCCTCGGCACAAAAGTCGGCATGACCCAAGTGTTTGAAGCGGAAAGCGGAAAAGCTATTCCCGTTACCGTGATTCAAGCAGGGCCTTGCACTATTACCCAGATTAAAACCAAACAAACGGATGGTTACACCGCTATTCAACTAGGATACGGTGAAGTTCCTGATAAAAAACGCAAGCTTAATACGACTAAATCTCCCAACAAAGAGGTCAATAAGTATCTCAGTAATGCGGAACAGGGGCATTTAGCCAAATCTGGTGGAACAATGCTGCGCCACCTCAAAGAGTATCGCGTTAGCGATCCCGAAACCTTTGAATTAGGCCAACAACTGAAGGCGGATATTTTCACCCCCGGACAACTGGTGGATGTCAGTGGAACCAGCATGGGTCGTGGTTTTTCGGGTTATCAAAAACGCCATAACTTTAAACGGGGCCCTATGGCTCACGGTTCAAAAAACCATCGTCTTCCCGGTTCAATCGGCCCTGGAACCACCCCAGGACGGGTTTACCCCGGAAAACGCATGGCTGGACACTATGGAGCCAGCCAAGTCACCACTCGCAAATTAACCGTTGTGCGTGTTGATTCCGAACGTAACCTGCTGTTAGTGAAAGGCGCAGTTCCTGGCAAACCCGGCGGTTTGTTAAGTATCGCACCCGCTAACTTAGTCGGTGGCAAGTAG
- the rplD gene encoding 50S ribosomal protein L4 yields the protein MVDCVVRNWQGESVGQATLDLKVASEENASHVVHRALVRQMANARQGTASTKTRSEVRGGGRKPWRQKGTGRARAGSIRSPLWRGGGVIFGPKPRDYSQKMNRKERQLALRTAFQSRVEDLVVVEEFADQFSRPKTKDLVSAMTRWGVEPEARVLLVLPEKQPNVYLSGRNIPKLRMCLADSLNVYDVLAADKIVTTTAALAKIQEVYGE from the coding sequence ATGGTTGATTGTGTAGTCCGAAATTGGCAGGGTGAAAGCGTAGGACAAGCCACCCTTGACCTAAAAGTCGCATCCGAAGAAAATGCCAGCCACGTTGTCCATAGAGCCTTAGTGCGGCAAATGGCAAATGCGCGTCAAGGTACAGCCAGCACTAAAACCCGTTCAGAAGTTCGGGGGGGTGGCCGTAAGCCTTGGCGTCAAAAAGGAACCGGTCGCGCTAGGGCGGGTTCCATTCGTTCTCCCTTATGGCGAGGCGGTGGGGTAATTTTTGGGCCAAAACCCAGAGATTATTCTCAAAAAATGAACCGCAAAGAAAGACAGTTAGCATTGCGGACAGCGTTTCAAAGTCGTGTTGAAGATCTGGTTGTCGTTGAAGAATTTGCCGATCAGTTTTCTCGACCCAAAACCAAAGACTTAGTATCGGCGATGACCCGTTGGGGCGTTGAACCCGAAGCTAGAGTGCTGTTGGTGTTACCTGAGAAACAACCCAACGTTTATCTATCGGGTCGGAACATTCCCAAACTGAGAATGTGCTTGGCGGATAGCCTTAACGTTTATGATGTGCTCGCAGCCGACAAAATCGTAACCACAACTGCTGCCCTTGCCAAAATTCAGGAGGTTTACGGTGAGTGA
- a CDS encoding 50S ribosomal protein L23 encodes MSEHNTGDLIDLVKRPIVTEKATRLMELNQFTFDVDRKATKPMIKQAIELLFPVKVKAVNTHIPPRKRRRVGKFVGYKTGYKRAIITLEDGEPLRKVLFPEV; translated from the coding sequence GTGAGTGAACATAATACCGGCGATCTGATTGATTTGGTCAAGCGCCCCATTGTGACCGAAAAAGCCACAAGGTTAATGGAACTGAATCAGTTCACCTTTGATGTTGATCGCAAGGCGACCAAGCCCATGATCAAACAAGCCATTGAACTGTTATTCCCCGTTAAAGTCAAAGCCGTTAATACCCATATTCCGCCTCGTAAACGTCGTCGGGTCGGTAAGTTTGTTGGGTACAAAACGGGCTACAAACGGGCAATTATCACCCTGGAGGATGGGGAACCTCTGCGGAAAGTCCTGTTCCCAGAGGTATAA
- the rplB gene encoding 50S ribosomal protein L2 → MGIRSYRPYTPSTRQHTVSDFAEITRSEPEPSLTVSKHRDKGRNNRGVITCRHRGGGHKKLYRIVDFRRDKHNIPAKVAEIEYDPNRNARIALVYYTDGEKRYILHPLGLKVGTVIISGPEAPIEIGNALPLAKIPLGTEVHNVELVPGKGGQIVRAAGATAQVMAKEGSYVTLKLPSGEQRKIPAKCYATIGQVGNIDARNISVGKAGRTRWKGRRPEVRGSVMNPVDHPHGGGEGRAPIGRSGPVTPWGKPALGAKTRNKKKRSTALIVRRRRKSSKRGKGGRQT, encoded by the coding sequence ATGGGAATTCGTTCATACCGACCCTATACTCCCAGCACTCGCCAACATACCGTTTCCGATTTTGCAGAAATTACCCGTTCTGAACCTGAGCCTTCTTTAACGGTTTCCAAACACCGGGATAAAGGGCGCAATAACCGAGGCGTGATTACCTGTCGCCATCGGGGAGGCGGACATAAAAAACTGTATCGGATCGTTGATTTCCGCCGGGATAAACACAATATCCCTGCTAAAGTTGCTGAGATTGAATACGATCCCAACCGGAATGCTCGGATCGCTTTGGTGTATTACACCGATGGCGAAAAACGCTATATCCTGCATCCCCTTGGGCTCAAAGTGGGAACCGTCATTATTTCTGGCCCCGAAGCTCCGATTGAAATCGGCAATGCCCTGCCTTTAGCTAAAATCCCGTTAGGGACAGAAGTGCATAACGTCGAGTTAGTTCCCGGTAAAGGAGGACAAATCGTTCGCGCTGCGGGTGCAACGGCTCAAGTTATGGCAAAAGAAGGGAGCTATGTCACCCTCAAACTGCCGTCTGGGGAACAACGAAAAATTCCGGCGAAATGCTACGCCACTATCGGACAAGTCGGCAATATTGATGCGCGTAACATCAGTGTTGGGAAGGCGGGTCGCACCCGTTGGAAAGGTCGTCGTCCTGAAGTTCGCGGTAGCGTCATGAACCCGGTGGATCACCCTCATGGTGGTGGAGAAGGACGCGCACCTATCGGTCGTTCTGGCCCTGTAACACCTTGGGGTAAACCCGCATTAGGGGCGAAGACTCGCAACAAGAAAAAACGCAGTACCGCTTTAATTGTTCGTCGTCGTCGGAAATCCTCGAAACGGGGTAAAGGTGGACGGCAAACTTAA
- the rpsS gene encoding 30S ribosomal protein S19, whose protein sequence is MSRSLKKGPFVADHLLSKVEKLNAKGEKQVIKTWSRASTIIPQMVGHTIAVHNGKQHVPVFVTDQMVGHKLGEFAPTRTFRGHAKSDKKARR, encoded by the coding sequence ATGTCTCGTTCACTCAAAAAAGGCCCCTTTGTGGCGGATCATCTCCTGAGCAAAGTTGAAAAACTCAATGCCAAGGGAGAAAAACAAGTCATCAAAACTTGGTCAAGAGCATCCACAATTATTCCCCAGATGGTCGGTCATACGATCGCCGTCCATAACGGAAAACAACACGTTCCTGTGTTTGTTACGGATCAAATGGTGGGTCACAAATTAGGGGAATTTGCTCCAACTCGCACCTTTCGGGGTCACGCTAAAAGTGACAAAAAAGCCCGCCGTTAG
- the rplV gene encoding 50S ribosomal protein L22 — MAIDTSAEVKAIARYIRMSPSKVRRVLDQIRGRSYREALIILEFMPYRSCEPILKVLRSAVANAEHNEGLDPANLVISQAYADQGPTIKRFRPRAQGRAYQIRKPTCHIVVAVAPQAES, encoded by the coding sequence ATGGCTATAGATACTAGCGCCGAAGTAAAAGCGATCGCTCGTTACATTCGGATGTCACCCTCCAAAGTAAGACGAGTTTTAGATCAGATTCGGGGACGATCCTATCGAGAAGCTTTGATCATCTTGGAATTCATGCCCTATCGCTCTTGTGAGCCGATTCTCAAGGTTTTGCGCTCGGCGGTCGCTAACGCAGAACACAACGAGGGATTAGATCCAGCGAACTTAGTGATTTCTCAAGCTTACGCCGATCAAGGCCCAACGATTAAACGGTTTAGACCCCGCGCTCAAGGCCGTGCTTACCAAATTCGCAAGCCGACTTGTCATATTGTTGTTGCTGTAGCACCTCAAGCCGAAAGCTAA
- the rpsC gene encoding 30S ribosomal protein S3 — MGQKIHPVGFRLGITQEHRSRWFADSKQYPELLQEDHTIREFVRKELNNAGISKVRIERKADQIDLEVQTARPGVVVGRGGTGIESLRLGLQKKLGSHRQIRINVVEVARVDADATLIAEYIAQQLEKRVSFRRVVRQAITRAQKAGIEGIKIQVSGRLNGAEIARTEWTREGRVPLHTLRADIDYAYCTALTIYGILGVKVWVFKGEIIPGQEEVAASTTTQPRRNRQPRRQKYDDRSNEG; from the coding sequence ATGGGACAAAAAATTCATCCTGTTGGGTTTCGACTGGGAATTACCCAAGAGCATAGATCTCGTTGGTTTGCTGATTCCAAACAGTATCCTGAACTGTTACAAGAAGACCATACCATTCGGGAATTTGTTCGTAAGGAACTCAACAATGCTGGGATTTCTAAAGTCCGCATTGAACGCAAAGCCGATCAAATTGATTTAGAAGTCCAAACCGCTAGACCTGGTGTTGTGGTTGGTCGTGGGGGAACAGGGATTGAATCTCTGCGCCTCGGCCTTCAGAAAAAACTAGGGTCACATCGTCAAATTCGGATCAATGTGGTGGAAGTTGCCCGCGTTGATGCCGATGCCACCTTGATTGCTGAGTATATCGCTCAACAACTCGAAAAACGGGTTTCCTTCCGTCGAGTTGTGCGTCAGGCGATTACACGGGCACAAAAAGCCGGAATTGAAGGGATCAAAATTCAAGTCAGTGGTCGGTTAAACGGTGCAGAAATTGCCCGAACCGAATGGACTCGTGAAGGCAGAGTTCCTCTGCATACCCTGCGGGCTGATATTGACTACGCCTACTGTACCGCCTTGACTATCTACGGCATTCTGGGTGTTAAAGTTTGGGTCTTCAAGGGCGAAATTATTCCGGGACAAGAAGAAGTGGCTGCCTCAACGACAACTCAACCTCGTCGAAATCGGCAACCTCGTCGTCAGAAATATGACGACCGTTCTAACGAAGGATAA
- the rplP gene encoding 50S ribosomal protein L16, which translates to MLSPRRTKFRKQQRGRMKGQATRGNDLNFGDFALQALEPCWITSRQIEAARRAMTRYIRRGGKIWIRIFPDKPVTMRAAETRMGSGKGAPEYWVAVVKPGRVLFEIAGVSEEIAREAMRLAAFKLPIKTKFIARSVEEEAQ; encoded by the coding sequence ATGTTAAGTCCCAGAAGAACAAAATTCCGCAAACAACAGCGTGGCCGGATGAAAGGTCAAGCCACTCGCGGTAATGATCTAAACTTCGGTGATTTTGCACTGCAAGCCTTAGAACCCTGTTGGATTACCTCCCGTCAAATTGAAGCGGCTCGACGAGCCATGACCCGTTATATTCGTCGGGGTGGCAAAATTTGGATTCGGATTTTCCCGGATAAACCTGTAACGATGCGGGCTGCTGAAACCCGGATGGGTTCGGGTAAAGGGGCGCCTGAATATTGGGTCGCTGTGGTCAAACCCGGTCGGGTGCTCTTTGAAATTGCAGGCGTTTCCGAAGAAATTGCACGGGAAGCAATGCGGTTAGCGGCATTTAAATTACCGATTAAAACCAAGTTTATTGCCCGTTCCGTTGAGGAAGAAGCTCAGTAA
- the rpmC gene encoding 50S ribosomal protein L29 codes for MSFPKIEEARQLNDEELSQQILEVKKQLANLRLLKATGRLEKTHEFKHIRHRLAQLKTVERERQISNQLSVNS; via the coding sequence ATGTCTTTTCCTAAAATCGAAGAAGCAAGACAGTTGAATGATGAAGAACTGTCTCAGCAAATCTTAGAAGTCAAAAAACAACTGGCTAACCTTCGTTTACTCAAAGCGACAGGGCGTTTAGAAAAAACCCATGAATTTAAGCATATTCGCCATCGTTTAGCTCAATTGAAAACGGTGGAGCGGGAACGCCAAATCAGTAATCAGTTATCAGTTAACAGTTAA
- the rpsQ gene encoding 30S ribosomal protein S17 has translation MAVKERVGLVVSNKMDKTVVVAVENRSPHPKYGKIVVKTKRYKAHDENNDCQEGDRVRISETRPLSKTKRWNVVEILSDKSKTDL, from the coding sequence ATGGCAGTAAAAGAACGAGTTGGCTTGGTCGTTAGTAACAAAATGGATAAAACGGTGGTTGTAGCGGTGGAAAACCGTTCTCCCCATCCTAAATACGGCAAAATTGTCGTTAAAACGAAACGATATAAAGCCCACGACGAAAATAACGATTGTCAAGAAGGAGATCGAGTTCGGATTTCTGAAACTCGTCCTTTAAGTAAAACCAAACGCTGGAATGTGGTCGAAATTCTAAGCGATAAAAGCAAAACTGATCTGTAG
- the rplN gene encoding 50S ribosomal protein L14 gives MIQVQTILNVADNSGARKLMCIRVLKGGNCRYGGIGDVIIAVVKDAIPNMAVKKSDVVRAVIVRTRHSLRRDSGMSIRFDDNAAVIINADGNPRGTRVFGPVARELRDKNFTKIVSLAPEVL, from the coding sequence ATGATCCAAGTTCAAACGATTCTGAATGTTGCTGACAATAGCGGTGCACGAAAATTAATGTGTATTCGCGTTTTAAAAGGTGGCAACTGTCGTTATGGCGGCATTGGTGATGTCATCATTGCTGTTGTTAAAGATGCTATCCCCAATATGGCGGTCAAAAAATCCGATGTGGTTCGGGCTGTAATTGTTCGGACTCGTCATAGTTTACGCCGGGATAGTGGCATGAGTATTCGGTTTGATGACAATGCGGCTGTGATTATCAACGCCGATGGGAATCCCAGAGGAACTCGTGTATTTGGCCCTGTAGCGCGGGAACTACGGGATAAGAATTTCACCAAAATTGTTTCTCTTGCACCGGAGGTTCTTTAA
- the rplX gene encoding 50S ribosomal protein L24 has translation MSKKTTSDKSQRYKMHVKKGDTVQVITGSDRGKVGEILRVLPKVSKVVVKDVNVRTKHVKPRQEGESGQITTFEAPIHSSNVMLYSTKENVASRVCYTFTDDGRKVRMLKKTGEIID, from the coding sequence ATGTCCAAGAAAACAACATCCGACAAATCCCAACGTTATAAAATGCACGTTAAAAAAGGCGACACCGTGCAGGTGATTACGGGTAGCGATAGAGGGAAGGTGGGAGAAATCCTACGAGTTCTCCCTAAAGTGAGCAAAGTCGTTGTTAAAGATGTTAACGTGAGAACCAAGCACGTTAAACCTCGTCAAGAGGGTGAATCCGGTCAAATTACGACCTTTGAAGCTCCGATTCATAGTTCTAACGTCATGCTTTATTCCACCAAAGAAAACGTTGCCAGTCGGGTGTGTTATACCTTTACCGACGACGGCCGCAAGGTGAGAATGTTGAAAAAAACTGGTGAAATTATTGATTAA